Part of the Natronorubrum daqingense genome is shown below.
ACCCGCGATCTTCGATAGCTGCGTACACATCTTCGCTGTAGAACCCACGATCAAGCAACACCTCATCGAGATCCACAAATTCCTGTGCTCGATCTAACAACCGCTCGACGAGGTCGGCTTTCGGATACGACGGAGCGTCTTCCTCTTCCCACTTCGAATTCTGCTTGTACGGTTCAACACCGAGTATGATCGGGACGTTGTCACCGACGAGCGTGATGGTGGCGTACTTGTACCCTTGTTTCTTCGGATCGTCATCGACGTACCCGTTGACCATTCGCGGGTAATTCGGCTTCGGGATCTCCTTGTCTCTGTCTTCCCACGGACTCACGGTGAACGGGTCATCCGTGATGTCAATTGCAGCAATGGTTTTCCGGTCATCGAACGGGTCATCGCCACGGATCGAGTTGATCACGTTGTCCGTCGCCCCGTCGAACGCTTTCATGACCTCGTTGCGAATCGCATCGATCTTCGGCATACGATTTTCCTCGAACACCGAGTCCAAGGTGAGCTGCATCGAGTCATCATCGTCAGGCGTGGCGATTAATTTGAGCGCGCGGAGAAGCGTTGAACCGTCGCACGTCAACTCATCGTTGAGTAGATACCCAATCTCGCCTTCAGAATGCGCACTCCCGTTATTCGAACAGATGCGTGCAACTTGGTCTAAGAGTTCGATATCTTCGTATTGACGGTTCGACGCACGACCCGTAACGAACTCTGGGAGCGCGTGTTTCCTGGCTAACTTTACTGATTTGTGTGTTTTCTCGCGTTTGTACTCGCGTTTCGTTTTCTCAGTGTCTTCCTCGTCCTCTTCATCCGGGGCGGGAGTTGGGACGAGTGCTTCTGAGATAATGCCGTGTTCAACGACTTCTCCTCTGATACCGTTAGCAGCGGCTTCAATGATGTTCCATGTCGCGTCACTAAAGTTGCATTTCGCGTATGAAAGGTCCTGCTGAGACGGGGCGTCCTCTAACTTCTTGATTTGAAACCCAGCGGCTTTCACCAAACTGGAACGCTCACTCAACTGGTCTGCGAATTCGCTTTGTGAATACCCGCGAATAAGACGGTACAGGTGGGCTCGAACCATCTCTTCGGTCCCGAAATCAGCCTTTCCCTGGTCGCGGTGATCGGTGAGGAGGTCTACTGGTATTGAAAGTTTGTTGATGACGTCCCAGAGGTGGTCTTCGCGCTTGCAAAGCGTCTCTGCGTGTACGACGATGGCTTCAGCGACTGCGGGATCGTCACGCACCATAAAAATCACCGAACGCGGGGTGGACGAGATGGTTGCACAGCTGGAGCGGGGAGCGAGTGAAGGTCGCCAGCTGGAGTCGAGTGCGCGTCATGGGCGTCAGGGTACGGAAATGGGTGTGACTGGCCGGGTTACCTCGACTCGTGATTTCGAGTTGGGACTGTGCTGGTGGTGACTCCCCATCGTTTCCGGTGGAGTAAGTGAAGGAACTGGTCGAACGGTAGCTGGCACTGCGCACTCGAATGCTCGTCAGATTCTCTCAAAAGGTGGTTCGCCAGCGAGTACGCGTTACCCTCGGTTGCTGCGCGCTCGTAATCAGCGCGGGATAACTCCGCTTGAGACACCGCTTTCGTTTGGAGTCTCGTACGGAGGAGACGGTTGTGAACGTGGGCGTTCCACCGTTTTTCATACGTCTCTGGAACCATATCCGACTCCAGATCCGACTTCGACACGTCGATATTTGTTACGAATCCAACGTATTCTTCAGGTGCCGAGTCTTCAGGGACATACACCAGGTTCGTGGTGCATGCCGGCGTGCCGTCCACGAACACATCGACGTCGCGTTCAACAGCGTGCGTAGCGTCGCCACGGGTTTTGACCGTTGAGATTCGTTCACGGTCTCGCGTGGTGAGTCGTGAGCAGATGATGTACTCAACGTGTTGTCGCTCGAACTCTGAGATGACGTTTCCAGCGTGAAACGCTCGGGGTGCCAGGAGCGTGTCGATCTCAACGTGTTCTTCGGCTTGCTCGATGAGCGTCCGGGCGATCTCCGCGTACGTTCGCGGCTCAGATTGAGTTTCGTCGCCTGGTTTGCTCAGCGGTTCGACGGCAAGGACAACTGGGACTGGCGTGTTGACAGTGGTGATCGTAGCGAAGCGCGGTGTGGGAGTCGGCGTGACTTCCACCTCGCTTGCGTCTCCTGGCGCTGTAGTGGCTTCGAGCCAGTAATCAGAATCGAGCCGGGTGATGTCGATTGCGACTGTAATTGACCCCGCGTACGCGTCGTACGTATGTAGTGAATCAACGAGACTCTCAACGGAGGAGGTGAGTTGGTCAGCAGTCGAATAACGCCGCCCTTCGACTTTTTCTGGGAATGACTCGGTGGAGTCGGTGTTGGATGCTGACTTCTTGGACGCGAGTTTCTCACGAAGTGTTTCTACGTTCGGAGTCTGTCGTTCAGTGTTCTCACTGAAAATCCGTTCGCAGGTCAGTTCAACTACACGCTGAATGGTGTTTCGGTCGTGGTTTGAGTGGGTTGTCGGTTTCATCTGTATCTAATTTACTTCGATTTTTGCCTTGGGTTCGCGGGTGTGATTTCCGAAATCGGTTCGGAACACACCAGTAAGGCTGTTAGAACCGCAGACACATATAAATTACAGAGATTAAACTACTGCATTAAACTGTAGTACGTACAGTACTACACTACGAAGTTCAGTCTAAACAATACCGCAGTACAACTATTTGTAGTGAGCTTCCCACAACTCGAATAGATGGTCAAGCAAATCAGCGGGTACTTAGAGATGAGTGGCGCAATCGGACTGCTGGTTCACCTCAAGTATGAAAGCAGACGATTTAACGAACTGAAAGACCTGGTCGGCGTCAGCCCCTCAACACTCACCACTCGATTAAACGAAGGACGCGACCTCGGACTCATCACAACACGAATCGGGGAAGACGAGTACGACCTCGATCAGCGTTCAATTCATCATGAGTACATGATCACCGACCGTGGTGAACTCGTCCTGGAGAAAATGGACGAGTTCGAAGTCACGTACGCGTACAAACAACTCCGCGAAGCTGAACAAAAACTCGTGGAGGGTAGAGAAAACCTCCGCGTATGGATCGAGGATAACGAAGACGAGATCGCCCAAGCAGAAGACGAGCATTCAACGCGTGACAAATACGGTGAAGACGTAACGGAACCTGCTGAAGTGGATGGTGACTACTCAGAATTTATGGAGAAGGATTGAACAGTACGTTTGTTGTGGCCAGTGAGACTTCCACTTAGAGAATGTTGGACCTTTGAACAGAGTGTCTCTGCTGATCAATAGCAGTAGGGCGTCTTAACCCCTCAAGCGCTGAAAAGGCTGAGTAGGCCCTTCTTCACGAGATTCTCGCCAGTCTCAGTGAGCTCGCCGCTTGCCTTGCCTGTCCGAATAGCGCCTGGAGGAATCGTATACAATGCCCACAGCATCAGGTATGTTTTGTTGTTGAAGGAAATACCCGAGAGGTGTTCGTCTTTCAGCTCAGGCGCGTAGTGGTCGTAGTTCTTTGCGCCAGTACCAACACACATCACGGTACACTCCACCGAGCTGAACGGACGGTTTTCGTGAGAGAGAACGATGACAGGGCGATCATCGTGTGCATTTGTTGGATCATTTGCCCAAGTGACTGTCCCCGTAGGAAATTTCGTCATTTCTCAAGCTCTGCCTCTAATTCTGCGATCTCGGCTTCAATCTCAGCGTCATTAATCCTGTCTGAGGCGGTACCCTCTACATCAGAACGGGGGTGAGGACTTTCTCGGGTCGAGTGGCTAAACATTCGGTTGAGTTGGTCGAGACTAGCAACATACCGGCGAAGGTCCTCTCGATCCAAAGCGTGGTAGTAACTGTCTTCGGTTTTCCCGATATGCCCGTCCTCGTGAAGACGTTTAAGAGTAGTCGTAGCGGTGCCGTCGGGGATGTCGAGGTGGTCTCTGACCTCGGAAGGTTTGTATCCGTATTCGGGATTCTTGTAGAGAAACGCTACGATGTTGGATTTCGTCGTTCCCGGCGTCAGGTCGATGCCAGAATCGTGCGTGTCAAGATGGATCGGCATTATTTGTAAGCGGTTGTAGTCGATTGTAGGGTAAAGCAGTTGCGCTTTTATTCATTGAGATCTCAGCCGAATCCTCGAAGTCAGCTACCGATAATCAGTGAGTTGATTTTCTGGGGTAGGAACCGTGAGCGTGGTCAACTCACCGTTTTCGGCGCAGCCAGCACAGAGCGGGAGTTCTGAAGGATCGTCTTTTTCTTCGAGCTCATCCCACGCGTATGTTGACGCGCAAGCTGTACACCGCCATTCGTAGACGCCTTGCTCATCGATCAGTGAAGGGTACTTGCGGGCGAGGGTCGGAGTGAGTTTCGCGGAGGGGTAGGCATCGAAGTACTCGGTCAACTGCTGTTTTCGATACTCCGCTAAACCAGGAAGCAACCCGGTGTACCCAACGTCTTGATACGGGGCGTCACCTTCACCGCATCGACCTTGGAATGGGCAGGTACTGCACTCCCAGTCAAACACCGGCTTAGCTGGTGGGAGCTCACCATTCTCACGGTAAGCGGTTTGCGAACGCATCCATGCTACGACCCCTTCATTCCAGAACGTTTCATCGAACGGGACGTGATACGCTTTGATATCTAACGTGTCCCGAGCACCGTAGAGCAGCAATCCGTCTTGAATCGAGTGGTCGTGCTTTTCATTCAGCGCGTACAGGTACGCGTGGAGTTGGGCTTTGTGATGGGGTTTCGGCCCAGACAGGTACTCTAACGATGACGTCGTTTTAATCTCCGTCACCAGAAGCGGTTCACCCTCAGCATCAACGATCACCGGATCAGTAACCCCTCTCACCTGGACGGAGTCCTCCTCAGTTTCGATTGTAGTGTCAATCCACATCGAATTCTGCACGTACGTGTCATCGGTCGTAGCCGACTCAAGCAAGTACGGCACGACAATGTCTTCCTCGAATCTTGTCCCGGCCCAGAACAAACCCTGTGGCGAGCTACCTTCTTTTGGAGCGTTCTCCTTGTAGTAACTGACCTTCCGGTGGCACTGGAGAAGTTTACTCGGGGAGTGCCGCTCGGGTTCAGGCGGTGGCGACGCACCGTTGAAATACGGTCGCCCTTCCAAGATATTCTGGGTGAACTGTTGCTCTTGATACCACTCGTTGAAACTTTGATTCGAGATTGCATCCACCAAGTGCTTCCGAACGAGGTCTTCAGGCCCTCGTTCGATTACTGACGATACGACCACTCCGGGAGGGGAGTCAGGGATTGGTTCATCGCTCATAGCGTACTGATAAAGAGATTCTATGGTAATGGGCAAGCGCGTGTGATTTCCGAAATCATAGACAGAGAGTGATAATCAC
Proteins encoded:
- a CDS encoding transposase, which translates into the protein MVRDDPAVAEAIVVHAETLCKREDHLWDVINKLSIPVDLLTDHRDQGKADFGTEEMVRAHLYRLIRGYSQSEFADQLSERSSLVKAAGFQIKKLEDAPSQQDLSYAKCNFSDATWNIIEAAANGIRGEVVEHGIISEALVPTPAPDEEDEEDTEKTKREYKREKTHKSVKLARKHALPEFVTGRASNRQYEDIELLDQVARICSNNGSAHSEGEIGYLLNDELTCDGSTLLRALKLIATPDDDDSMQLTLDSVFEENRMPKIDAIRNEVMKAFDGATDNVINSIRGDDPFDDRKTIAAIDITDDPFTVSPWEDRDKEIPKPNYPRMVNGYVDDDPKKQGYKYATITLVGDNVPIILGVEPYKQNSKWEEEDAPSYPKADLVERLLDRAQEFVDLDEVLLDRGFYSEDVYAAIEDRGLLYTTPVPRYTDDYENIEKIKAHPEADMAVEPDVEFWKDGELHHTAHFLYVPVRDDDADGNYAVFVTNRDSVDTPGEIRHVVNQYRRRWDIENQYKTIVEYLPRTSSTDYRVRLTNFVLAALIYNLWRLTDYLIKIAIDMDVRTPPVLTAKTFATVLGQFLLRVG
- a CDS encoding winged helix-turn-helix transcriptional regulator gives rise to the protein MVKQISGYLEMSGAIGLLVHLKYESRRFNELKDLVGVSPSTLTTRLNEGRDLGLITTRIGEDEYDLDQRSIHHEYMITDRGELVLEKMDEFEVTYAYKQLREAEQKLVEGRENLRVWIEDNEDEIAQAEDEHSTRDKYGEDVTEPAEVDGDYSEFMEKD
- a CDS encoding MarR family transcriptional regulator; translation: MPIHLDTHDSGIDLTPGTTKSNIVAFLYKNPEYGYKPSEVRDHLDIPDGTATTTLKRLHEDGHIGKTEDSYYHALDREDLRRYVASLDQLNRMFSHSTRESPHPRSDVEGTASDRINDAEIEAEIAELEAELEK
- a CDS encoding CRISPR-associated protein Cas4, which encodes MSDEPIPDSPPGVVVSSVIERGPEDLVRKHLVDAISNQSFNEWYQEQQFTQNILEGRPYFNGASPPPEPERHSPSKLLQCHRKVSYYKENAPKEGSSPQGLFWAGTRFEEDIVVPYLLESATTDDTYVQNSMWIDTTIETEEDSVQVRGVTDPVIVDAEGEPLLVTEIKTTSSLEYLSGPKPHHKAQLHAYLYALNEKHDHSIQDGLLLYGARDTLDIKAYHVPFDETFWNEGVVAWMRSQTAYRENGELPPAKPVFDWECSTCPFQGRCGEGDAPYQDVGYTGLLPGLAEYRKQQLTEYFDAYPSAKLTPTLARKYPSLIDEQGVYEWRCTACASTYAWDELEEKDDPSELPLCAGCAENGELTTLTVPTPENQLTDYR